The Candidatus Woesearchaeota archaeon region CATACCTTCAATAAATGAACAATCAATATCGGAGGCAAAGTAAAATGTAGCATTATCATCCGCACCAAATCCTGATAAATCAAGACAAAAAGCACTTATATTTTCAGATCCATCAATTAATGAATCCGCAATAGATTCACCATCTGAACTAATAAATGCACTTTCATCACCACCAACTCCAAACATCACATAACCCATACCACCATCACAAATCCTCCCACTTACATTTAAGGGAGAGTATGATGCGACATAACCTGAAACTTCAGAACCAAATCCTTCAAAAGTTACATTATCTGATTCAAAATTAGATGTGTTCAAAGAAAAAATAGATGCAAGACCACCATCAACAATAAACTCAGTATTTTCAATATTAACCGCATAACTTGGAAGATTAATATTCACACAATCATAATTAGAATAGGATTGATTACAATTAAAATATGAATTTGAAATACTTAAACCATTTGCTCCAGCATATTCTTGTATTTCCAATAACGAATCCGTATAACCCCAAACATCAACATTATTTAAAGTAAAATTTCCAGAACTTAAACTAATTCCTGAATTACCTGCACCATAGCCTTCTAAGGTAACATTTGTTAAATTTGTGTTACTCGCAGTACTTAGACTTATTCCAGTAATAAAATAATAAATCATGCAATTTTGTACCGCGCCGTAACCTTCAAATACATTAATTCCAGTTGGTTGCCCATCACCAGTTTTTAGTGAACTATAATCCCAATCATCACGCTGTCCGTTAATATATGCACCATCACAATCAAAAACAGAATTAGCATCATTTCCTGTCAAATTAATAAAAACAGTATTATTATTTTCGACAACATAAGTACCAGGACACAATAAAACACTCTCATTAATTGAATACATACCACTATTGTTAACAACTACTGGATAACCCGCAGTATAATTATAGGTTGAACTATTTGACAAATCTACACATGTATCTCCTTTAGTGCCAAGATATATTCCTGCATACGCACTAAAATGCTCAACATTAAATTCTACATGAGTATCATATTCAGAATATTGAATGTTAGTTGCTTCCCAATCACCACTACATTCAAAAGAATTAAAATTCCAATCATCGCACCTAGCAATTGTATTCATCGGACCATTAAGTTTAGCTAATTTTAAAGTTGCACTTTCAAATTCTAAAGGATTTACTGCCGCAACTTTTGTTCTTATATTAGTTACTTTTGCACCCTCCGTAAGTTCGGGTAAAAACTTTTGTTTGGGATCATCAATTTGTGCATGAACTTTTTGACCTTTTTCTAAGTTAGAAATGACCATCCCACTTATTTTATCAGTCTTTGGTGGTAGAGCTATCGCTACATCAACATTTTCTCCATTATCAGTTACAGTTGTTTGTGCAGCTAATTTTTTTCCTGCAGAATCTTCAATAACAATTGCAGTGTCACCCGTGCTCAATAAAAAATGGGTTGCTAGAAGAGCAATAATAACAAGTAGAACTATCCCACCTAATAATAGGTCTCTCTTTTTATTCATTAATTGGTCACCCTTTTACTCGCTTTTATTAAATTAATTTTTGATTAGTAAAAAATATAATATTAATATACGATTTACATACATAAAGTAAAATCTTATTTATATACTTTACGGTATACTTCAAGAAAAAAAATCAAAAAAAAAATCAAAAAATACCATCATTAAAAAGTGAAAAAAAACTAAACAAAAAAATTCCCACAGCAATCTAAAAATTATTCAATTCTAACTAGAAAAAAACAAAAAAAATAAACAAAAAAAACTAAATTAAAAAAATTTTATTCTTATAATTATTCAATAATTACTTTTCCTTGAACAGATGGTTTTGCAGTGGAGAACCAAGTTATTTTTCCAGGTTCAGTAAATGTATAACTCCACTGATCACCTTTTGCTAATGGTTCACTTTTTACTCCTTTCCATCCAATAATATGATTAAAGTAATCATTTTTGTTTTGCCAAACAACAGTAGTTCCAACTTTAACTTTTAATTCTGCAGGATATGCTTTAAAATTTTTAATAAGAATCATAGCTACGTTTTCAATTGCAATATCCGAATCAGCAGTTAAATTCAAATCAGATTCATTATTTACTTCATCCAAAACATCTTCAGTTTCGTCAGATCCATCCAATAAATCATCACTTTTTGAATCATCTGAAAGAGCTTCTAAATCTTCTGCCATTTGTTCAAGTTTCTCTACTTCGTCGAGCAATTGCTCTTCTTCACTAATTGTTTGAGTCTCATCTAAACTTTCATCAACAACTGTTGTCTCTTCATCTAAAACTTCTCCAGTTTCTAAAGATACTTCTTCAACTATTGTTTCTTCAGTTTGAACACTAACACATCCAACCACGAATAATAAAAGAATTAACATTGTTACAAAAAATATTGTTTGTTTCATAAAACATTTTAGAATTAAATTAGTATATAAATTTGTTGATAATAAAAATAAATTTGATAACGCAAACAAACAAAAAATTACAATAAACTTAAACATTAAAAAAAACAAAAAAAAATTAAATTAAAATTAAAAATTTATGATAATTCGAAATATTCTTCCATTTCTTCGCCTTTTCTAGTAACTGTTACTTCTACTTTGTCAAATCCAGCTTTTTTGCCTTTAACTTTATCTTTTAATTTCAATTTCAATTTATGATCCCACACAGACCATACTTTATCCACTTCTTCACCATCTTCTTTGGTTACAAAGCATTTAAACGACGGTCCATTTCCAGAATCAACAATAAATTCCCAGTGAGAAATGAGTATTTTTGCAGGAACATCATGTTCTAAATATAATTTGTTCCCATAATCATATACTGGTTTTGGTTTTTGATATTTCCATTTCGGGTTAGCCATTAACATCTCCTCATAAGAAATGAGCCTGCAGGGACTTTCTACAAAATTCCGCAAATAATTATTACGTAACTCCATATTCGAACCCCGATTAAGCGGTTACACCACAAATATACTTAATAAATTAAAATCATTAAACAATATTTGTACCGAAGCCGCTTGTGCTATCCATTACACCACAGGCCCAAGTATTTGTAATTAATGAGCGTCCATTTAAAAATGTTTTGAACATAAGTTATCAATATAATTAAAATAGGCGATTAACATAATTAAAATAACAAAATAATGATATCACAATCCAATACAATAATAATACTTTAATAATGAGAATAATAATTGTTAACAGAATAAAATTAAATATTTCAAAATAAATTTAATTAAAAAAAATAAGGGAAAAAATTAATTAGTTTGTTTTTTACCCAGTGCAATTTCGATTGTAGAAACTCGTACTTGTTTTCCTTCTTTATTTTCGAATTCTTCACTATTAATACGAATATTTTTTACTTCCACTGACTCTTCTAAAAATCTTTTTGAGGCAACTTCGGCAATATCTACTGCTCTAGAAATAAATTTTCCTCGTGCTTTAACTGTTACTTCAGTTGCATTTTTAGTTGTAAACTGCATCACTACACCAGTAACATAGTTCATAAAAGGTTTGTTACCCACAAAGATTGAGTTATCTCCTGTCATTTAAATACACCCCCTAGTAAAATACTAGATTATCCATGTTTTTGATAATTGATTTAAAGATCGTCTTGATTTCTTGTAAGTCTAGTTGCGTATCCCGCAATTACATTTCGTAATTTTTTTGATGAAACATCAGTATATCTATCTACAACAACCTTGTTTTTATCAAAATCTTCTGTAAACTGCTCACCATGTTTTTTCATGAGCTCATTTGTTTTTCTTTTTGCTAATTTTGTTTTTATTCTTCCCATCGTAATCTCTCCACAGAGTATCTAATATAGTATCTAAATTAGATTATTCAGTTTAATAAGGCAAAATAATGGGTTCATGTATTTAAACCTTTCTAAATAATATAATATAAGCAGCCCTAAAAACCCCCTAAAAGCTATGTTTTACCCATTTAAACAAAGATAACACCCCATCCAACATAATATTACCCCCTCATTTAATATACAATTATCCACCCATTTAATGTGCAATTAAACTAAGATATTTTTCTCTTTGATTATGTTTAAAACAAAAGTTGTTTGAGTTCGTTCTACAAATTCATATGTTTGTATTTTTTTTAAGAAAGAATCTAGTGATTTTCGAGATTTGAACTTAGCAACAACTATTGCATCAAATTCTCCCGTTACATCATATACTGCAAACACATTTTTATGCGATGCTATTTTTTTCTCAACTTCAAATAACTTACCTTTAGAAATACGCATAAACACTAATACTTGTACGTCAAAACCTAATTTTTCATAATCCAAATAAGTCGTATACCCTTTAATCAACCCAGTTTGTTCTAATTCCCGAACATGATTCATCACAGTTACAACTGAAACTCCCACCTTTTTTGCAATATCTCTAAGCGACAATTTACTATTTTCAAGCAAAACATTCACAATTTTTTCATCAGTTTTATCTAAACCCATTTTTAACGCACCAAACCGCAACCACACTCAATTCAAGACTCAAATATTTGTTAACTCAGCAACACAATTAATCAACAAAACAAAACAAATATATAAATTTTACGCACAAAATAGAACAAATGTAAACCAAAACAAAGAAAAAATATATTAATCATTAAGATAATCACTAAAAATAAGCACATTAGTTTAATAAACTTAACAAAACATAAACAAATTATCAATAATCAAACAAACAATAAAATTGGAGGATTATGACAAAATAATCAATGTCAATAAAATATTAGAAAAATGAAAACCAAACTAAAAACAATAAAATCAAAAAAAATTAAAGAAACAAGTAAAATCAGCAAAAAAGCCATCGAAGAAAAAGAATTAAAAGAAATTCTTAAGCGAATAAAAGACGACGAAGTAAAATTTATTGAATTACAATTCACAGATGTTTTTGGAGCAATGAAAGCAGTTACACTAACAGTCGAAGAAACAGAAGGTGCAATTAAAAAAGGTAAATGGTTTGATGGATCAAGCATTAAAGGATTTGCAAGAATTTGTGAAAGCGACATGTATTTGAAACCAGATATGAAAACATACACAATATTACATCCAGTAAAAGAAGAATTAAAAACTGCAAGATTTATTTGCGATATTTACAAACCAGATGGAACACCATATGAAGGAGATCCACGAGGAATTCTAAAAAAGGTAGTAAAAGAAGCAAAAGATAGGGGATATGATTTCATGGTAGGTCCAGAACTTGAATTCTTTTTATTAAAAAGTGATAGTGAAGGAAAAATATTGCCAGTTCCAAATGATTGCGGAGGATATTTTGATAGCTCAACGAGTGATAAAGCAAGCGAAGTAAGAAAAAAAATTATGTTACTAATGACCAAAATGGGATTAACTGCAGAAGTAGCGCATCATGAAGTAGCAGTAGGCCAACATGAAATTGGATTTAGATATGATTGTGCATTAAAGATGGCAGATGATGTAATTACATTAAAACACTTAATTAAATCAGTAGCGCATAGCGAAGGATTACATGCAACATTTATGCCAAAACCATTTTTTGGAGTTAATGGAAGTGGAATGCATGTTCATTTTAGTTTAATGGAAGAAAAAAAAATCAAAGTAAAGAAAACCATTAAAGGAAAAATTAAAGAAACAATAGAAATTAAATCAATACCTGCATTTTATGACGAGACAGATAAATACAAATTATCAAAAACAGCAAAATATTTTATGGCAGGAATAATGAAACACATAAAAGAAATGTGCGTGTTATTAGCGCCAACAACAAGCTCATATAAAAGATTAGTTCCAGGTTATGAAGCTCCAGTTTATGTTTGTTGGGGTGGAACAAATAGAAGTGCATTGATTAGAATTCCAAAACCGTTTGAAGGAAAACCAAAATCAGTTAGAGCAGAATTGAGATGTCCAGATCCAAGTGCAAGTCCATATTTAGCATTTGCCGCAATGTTAAAGGCAGGGTTAGAAGGAATAAAAAAGAAAGAAAAAATATGTGAAGCAACAGAAGAAAGTGTTTATAGGTACGACGCAGATACAAGAAAATTAAAAGGAATTGACACATTACCAGAAACTCTTGGAGAAGCCGCTGAAGAATTTAAGAAAAGCAAATTATTAAAAGAATTTTTTGGTAGTGAATTTCAT contains the following coding sequences:
- the albA gene encoding DNA-binding protein Alba translates to MTGDNSIFVGNKPFMNYVTGVVMQFTTKNATEVTVKARGKFISRAVDIAEVASKRFLEESVEVKNIRINSEEFENKEGKQVRVSTIEIALGKKQTN
- a CDS encoding 30S ribosomal protein S17e; translated protein: MGRIKTKLAKRKTNELMKKHGEQFTEDFDKNKVVVDRYTDVSSKKLRNVIAGYATRLTRNQDDL
- a CDS encoding Lrp/AsnC family transcriptional regulator; amino-acid sequence: MGLDKTDEKIVNVLLENSKLSLRDIAKKVGVSVVTVMNHVRELEQTGLIKGYTTYLDYEKLGFDVQVLVFMRISKGKLFEVEKKIASHKNVFAVYDVTGEFDAIVVAKFKSRKSLDSFLKKIQTYEFVERTQTTFVLNIIKEKNILV
- the glnA gene encoding type I glutamate--ammonia ligase, which translates into the protein MKTKLKTIKSKKIKETSKISKKAIEEKELKEILKRIKDDEVKFIELQFTDVFGAMKAVTLTVEETEGAIKKGKWFDGSSIKGFARICESDMYLKPDMKTYTILHPVKEELKTARFICDIYKPDGTPYEGDPRGILKKVVKEAKDRGYDFMVGPELEFFLLKSDSEGKILPVPNDCGGYFDSSTSDKASEVRKKIMLLMTKMGLTAEVAHHEVAVGQHEIGFRYDCALKMADDVITLKHLIKSVAHSEGLHATFMPKPFFGVNGSGMHVHFSLMEEKKIKVKKTIKGKIKETIEIKSIPAFYDETDKYKLSKTAKYFMAGIMKHIKEMCVLLAPTTSSYKRLVPGYEAPVYVCWGGTNRSALIRIPKPFEGKPKSVRAELRCPDPSASPYLAFAAMLKAGLEGIKKKEKICEATEESVYRYDADTRKLKGIDTLPETLGEAAEEFKKSKLLKEFFGSEFHIKYYEVKKREWDEYKIRVTKWELDRYLESA